The Saliniradius amylolyticus DNA segment TACCATTTCGGTTTACCGAAAAGCCTCGCAGAGGCTTATTGATGCATTGCTTAACCCGCGCTACATCGACCTGAATGAGTCTGGTGAGTCCTTGCTAATGCACGCCACCGGTCACTTTCCAGCCGGTAGTGAAATTGACACCTCTTTGATCTACGCCGATTACTACCTTATTGAGGCGATGATGATGCAACTTGGCTTCATTGACTCCCCACTGTAGCGGGACTTTGTTTACCGTGTAGAGGAATGAAAAATTGTTAAATATTGAAGTCCGCGGTATTGGTTTCCCCAATAAAGGTGCGGAACTCATGCTGGCTGCGATTTGCCACAAACTGAAGCGAAGTGGTATTAAGGCTCGCATTGTTTTGCCGCCAAGCACTGCCCCTTACGAACAGCGCGCGCTATATCAAGCTCACCAGCTTGCTGAGTTTAAAAAATTCGGTTTGAATGTTGGCGCCATTTTTCGTGTCGTACCGACTGCTATTCGGCGCCATCTGGGCATTGTTTTGAAGTCGGAAATTGACGTTATTCTCGATGCGTCAGGTTTTGCCTATGGGGACCAGTGGGGAGCAGTTAAAGTGCGCCAGCGCTTTAATGCCTATATGCGCGGCTTTAAAAATGGTAAGTCCTCAAGGCGTTTGATACTCATGCCTCAGGCATTGGGACCATTTTCTGACGAGGCTATCAAACGAGAAATGGCTAAGATCTTACAGGCGGCCGACCTGGTATTTGCACGAGATCCCGAGTCGCTGGAACATGTCGAGGGTATAAAGAACTGCTCTGGAAATGTATTTCAGGCGCCTGACTTTACTAACTTGATTCAGCCAGTGTACTCCCAAACAATAGATATGAAGGACAAACGCGTTTGCTTTATTCCAAATGCTAAAATGATGGAAATGAAGCAGGACGAAGGCCATTACCTCAGCTTTATGGCTCAATTACTCAGGCAAGCGCATGAGGCTGATCTTAAGCCTTTCGTTCTGGTCCATGAAGGGAGAAAAGACTCTCAGCTTGCTGAAGATATTATCACTGAGGCGGGCTGTGATGTACCTGTAATCAAGCCCGATACTGCCACCGATGTAAAGGCCCTGATAGGGATGTCGAAGCTGGTGGTTAGCTCTCGTTTTCACGGTCTTGTAAGCGCCCTGTCTCAGAATGTACCTGTAATGGCAACGGGGTGGAGCCACAAGTATCGTCAATTACTGTCTGACTATGGCATTGAAGATCTGCTCTTTGATGAGAAAAAAGACCTTGGTGTGGCTAAAGAAAAAATGCTACTTCTGGGGGACGGTGGCGAGGAGTACCGAAGAATTAAGACGTTGATCGCCGAATATGCCGGGCATGAAAAACAAAAGTCCGAAGCTATGTGGCAAAGAATTTTCAGTGTCATGGAGAACAAGTGATGTCTGCGGATGTAGCCATCATCATTCCGACTTACAACGAAGTGAACCGCTTGGGCCAGTGTCTGGATGCTCTGGCCACGCAGACAATAGAACTTGAGCGGTTGTTCGTGATGGTCGTGGACAATAACTCCAGTGATAATATTCAACACTGTGTTGAGCGCTATAGCTTTTGTCACTATCTATTTGAAGAGCAACCGGGGTCTTACTGTGCTCGAAATAAAGCACTTAATGAATTACCGAAGAGCATTAAGTATATTGGCTTTACCGATGCAGACTGTTTACCTCAGCCTGACTGGATTGAAAATGCGTTGCAACATCTGATGAAACAACCGTTGCAGGCCATCGCCGGGAATGTGGAGGTTTATGTTGAAAGTCAGGGGCAACCATCCATAGTGGAGCTTTATGAAGTTCTTAGAGCATTCCCGCAACAGTTTTATGCCGAGCAGCAACACTTCGGTGTTACAGCAAATCTCTTTACCTCCAGAGCGGTCATAGACCAGGTCGGTTCTTTCAATACGAGCCTTTATTCCGGTGGCGATCTGGAGTGGGGGACTCGGTTAAAAACAGCAAGTATCCCAGTGAATTATGCGTCTGAGGTACGAGTATGTCATCCAGCCCGCCAAAGACTCGAGCAGTTAACCCGCAAAATACGGCGCACAGTAGGCGGTGCTTACCGCCAGCGAGAGGAGTTGCCTGAGTGTGCGGCACTGTTTCGGTGGACAGCCTTGATTAGGGGGATTATCCCTCCGGTTAAAAGCCTGAAGAAGCTTGCCTCTCATCCTATGGGGCTGACTCTAGCTCAGAAGTGTCGGATCTTTGGGCTTTTTACTTTTCTAAAATGGTACCAGGTAGCCTATCGCGTCAAGTACTTGCTGGGCCTACAAAAAGCTGATGAGAGGCTTTGAGGTGCCCGATGACTGCCAAGGTCGTTGAAAAATTAAAAGACCGGTTTGCTCTGTCGAGAGAGAGTAAAAGAGCGGTTAAGAATACCCACTGGCTGTTGTCAGAGAAGCTTGTTTCGATGCCCGTAGGTCTGATTACCAGTGTTCTTCTGGCTCGTCACCTTGGCGTTGAGCAACTTGGTCTGTACAGCTACCTTCTCTCAGTGGCGATGCTTGTAACCCCTTTGGCAACAATGGGGTTAAGTAGCCTTATTACCCGTGAGTTGGTGAATGAGCACGACCATCGCTATTCCGTCATGGGTGCGGCTTTTCTGGTCCGGCTTTTTGGAGGGTTACTGGGGCTTGGGGTGCTTAGCCTTTATGGGATGACGGAATCGGCGCAGAACGCTCAATGGCTGATGCTTATAGGTGTCGCTCAAGTTTTTTCCTGTATGACCTTTATCGACTTTTGGTTCCAGTCCAGGGTGCAGGTCCAGTATTCGGTTATGGCTAGGACCTTTGCCTTATTCGCGATATTTAGCATGCGGTTAGCCGCTATATGGTTTGAGGCAGAGCTTAGCATTTTTGTTTGGTTATATGGTGCCGAGCTGATTGTCTCGGCACTATCTTACCTAACCGTTTACCGGCTCCGCGGAGAGCGCCTTGTTGACTGGCAGCTTGATGGTCGTCGTGCGATATCTATGGTTAAGCAGTCATGGCTGCTTATCCTCTCTGGTTTTGCAGCGATGGTATACCTCAAAATCGATATGGTGATGCTGACCAGGATGACTACTCTTGAGCAAGCCGGGCTCTATTCGGTAGCCAGTCGTATCTCTGAGATTTGGTATTTTATCCCCATAGCTGTGGTCAGCTCTTTTTTTCCGATGCTTCTTAAACTGAGAAATACCAGCCATGAGCACTATCATAAAAAGTTGCAGGTGTTGTGCGACCTTTTGTTTGCTATGGCCGTGGCGGTTGTAGTTCCCGTTATATTGTTATCAGAATCGGTGATGGTCATAGTATTCGGGGATGAATACCGGCAAGCGGCCCCAGTGCTTTCCATACATATATTAGCCGGTGTGTTTATATTTATGCGGGCCTTATTCAGTAAATGGCTTATCGCTGAAGGGCTCTTGAAGTTTTCTTTGGTCACTCAACTTGCAGGAGCCCTGGTAAATGTCGCTTTAAACGCTCTGCTGATTCCTCATTATGAGTCCATGGGAGCAGCTTGGGCGACATTGATTTCGTATGCCTGTGCTTCCTATTTCGCTTTGTTTTTCTCATCGCATACTCGACCGATGGCCTTTATAATGTCCCGTTCTCTGTTACTACCCTTCAGGGCGGGCAGTTATTTCAGGCGAGGATGATTCGATACCATGTTTAAAGCTCTTATTAGAAAAGTATTGCCTCGTAGCGCGATTGTAAGTCTTAAGAAGAATCGTGAGGACGTGAGGCTGTTGTTATTGAGCCTGTTTGCCAAAAGCCCTTTTCTGAGTAGCCTTTACTACACCTTGGTCTCCCGCGAGTTTCGCCGCGAGCAACATGCGGTGCTGAACGGGCGGTTGACTTATTACAAAACTCATCAAAGTCTCGCTAATACTGCCAGCAGCGCGCTGTTGAGGCGCAATACACATCGGCTTGAGAAAGGCCTGATTATGCGACCCAGGCGGCCTGTTTTTGCGGAGCAATACATCCAGGAAACCGTAGAGGCTTTTGCAAAGATGGTGAATTCACGCACTTCGTGTGAGCAAGAGCTGAAGTGGGCTACCGATGTGTTGACCGACTATTTCGATGTGGTGGAGCCGACGGCAGTGGTGACATCGGCCAGAAACGTATTTGAAGCGACAGGTCGGCGGGGCGATAGTGGATACGTTCCCTATACCGATAGTGACCGAAGCCGAAGTCAGATCGATGATCTGCAATTGGAACTACTGTTTCGTCAGCGCCGCTCTACACGCTGGTTTCGTCAGAGTTCTGTTGAAGATGATAAGTTAGACAGGGCCATTCAGCTGGCGTCGTGGGCGCCAAGCGCCTGCAATCGTCAGCCCTTCCGCTTTTTTGTCGCGAATGGTAATGAAAAAGCTCAGCAAATCGCAGAACTTGCCGTTGGTACGGGCGGCTTTGTACATAATATTCCCTGTACTATCGCGGTTGTGGGAGAGCTTTCTGCCTATCCACTTGAGCGCGACCGGCATCTCATTTATATCGATGGCTCATTAGCCGCGATGCAACTCATGTTGGCATTAGAAACACTGGGGTTGGCTTCTTGCCCGCTTAACTGGCCTGATATTGATTTCAGGGAGAAGGCCATCGCCGAGCGCCTTGAATTAGCACCAGAGCAACGCGTGGTGATGCTGATTGCCATTGGTTATGCTGAGCATACCGGCAAAATTCCATACTCTCAGAAGAAGACGGTTGAATCGCTCAGACAGGATGTTAAATGACGGCGACGACTTTGGAACCCAATAAGAGCAAACCATTGGTCAGCATTTATATGCCGACCCATAATCGGTTGTCATTGCTTCCCAGGGCAGTGAAGTCGATACAGGCGCAAACCTTTACGAACTTTGAAGCCATCATTGTTGATGATGGTTCAAGTGACGAAACCGCACAGTATTTAAATCAGTTGAGTAACGAAGATCCGAGGTTCCGGGTTTATCGTCATGAAAGCCCGAAGGGGGCCTGTGCGGCTCGCAACCTTGCGATTTCTATGGCCCGCGGCGAGTACATTACAGGCCTGGATGATGATGATGAGTTTACCCCCGACAGACTTTTGTTTTTTTGGAACAACAGGGCGCTTGCTGATAAGTATGGATTTGTCTTTACCTCTCAATACTGGAGTTATGGACAGCGGAGGAAGGTGCTGGGCTTTAATGAACAGCGGCTGACTTTAGATAGGTTGCTGAGCTTTAATTATGCTGGGAATCAAGTGTTTATTCAGACTGAAAAGCTAAGAGCGATTGGTGGGTTTGATGCAGCGATGCCAGCTTGCCAGGACTGGGATACTTGGATTCGAGCGTGTCAGAAATATGGTGATGCATACAGTTTAAATAAACCAACTTATATTACACATACGGAGCACGAGCTAGGCAGAATCAGTGTCTCAAAAAACAAGGTGCTAGGCCATGAAAAGATTATTGAAAAATACGCAGGTATTTCTAGCAGGAGAAATGCGAGAGATCAAAAGTTTTTGCTATGCCGAGCAAGACGAGAGAAGTTCACAATATTCTGTTTTATAAAGTTGGCGACATTACGAAACTGGCGCCTCGCAGTTCGATATTTACTTTCTTCTAATTTTCCCTACCTTTCGGCAATTAGATTAAAAATTTTAAAAGGATGAGTGATGAGTAACAGTGATAGTTTGGATTATAGCATTCGCACACTCTTTTATTATCTGATAAGGCGCTGGGTTTATTTACTCGGCATTCCATTCCTGATCTCCGTTGGAACGGCAATGTGGACGTTGAGTTTGCCGAATGTCTATCGTAGTGAGGCCCTTGTTGCACCGAGTCAGAATCAGTCAGGTGAGCTCTCGTCGGTAACTGGGCAGCTCGGTGGGCTCGCATCTATGGCTGGAATCTCTCTGGGCGGTAAAGGAGCAGTGGATAAGGTGTCTCTTGCACTGGAAACGCTGACATCACGTTCTTTTTTGCTGAATTTTATCAAAGAGAATGAACTGGAAGTGGTGCTGATTGCTGGTGAGTATTGGGATGATAGAGAGCGTGAACTAGTCATTAATAAAGAGATCTATGATGTGGAGACACGTACTTGGCTCAGAGAGGTAGAGCCTCCGCGTTCATCAACTCCTACTGACTCAGAACTCTATGAGAGCTTTTTGGAGCAGTTGGTTGTGGAAAAAGACCCAACCTCCGGCGTTATTACTATCTCAGTAGAGTCTCTATCCCCGTTATTAAGTAAGGAGTGGCTGGAAGGACTGGTTACTGAAGTTAATAAAGTCATGAGGGACCGAGAACTGAGTAGACTTAAAGGGAACATCAGTTATCTGAAGCAGCAGGTGTCTCAGACAGAGGATGTGGAAATAAAGACGTCGTTATTTGGCTTGATTCAAGAACAATACAAGGAACTCATGCTGGCCAACGTGGGGGATGAATACGTGTTGTCGGTGATAAGTGAAGCCTATGTTCCAGACTCTAAATATGGTCCTAGACGTGCGCTAATAGTTTTCCTCGCTGCATTCTTGTCGGGTGGTATTGTCGCGTGCTTTTTGACGATTGGTTTTGTCACCCGCAAGCAGGGAACGAAATGATGAAAAGACCGTTGTTCGTTTTTCTGAGGGATTCGCTCCGGAACTCTGTGATTGGCTTACGACGCTGGTGTTTGGTTCATGCATTTGGGATGAATATTGGTAAAGGAACCATTGTAAGTTTCAAAGCCTATTTGGATAAGTCAAATCCTCGCGGCATACATATAGGTGAGAAAAGCTATATCGCAGCAGACTCATTGGTTCTATCTCATGATTATATAAATAAACGGCACGTCCAAACTCATATTGGGCGTCATGTATTTATTGGTGCCAAGGCTATCATCTTACCGGGATGCGATATTGCAGATAGTGTTGTTGTAGGTGCTGGTGCGGTTGTGTCCGAGCCGGTAACCGAGTCAAATGTCATAGTGGCGGGGAATCCAGCGCGGATTATTAAAAGAAATGTGCGAATTGGCGCATTCGGTCAGAAGAAACGGTAAATCGCTATGTCGTCCTCAACGTTTTTCAGTGATCCTCGCCGATCATTTCAAGAGCGTGGGCTGGTATTAATCTGGGCTCTGACCCTTCTGGTCGATACGATTAATGGCGCGTTAGTGCTTAATCTGGGGCTACCAAGCATGCTTTCTCCCGCTTATAAGCTCGGGGCCATGTTTTTGTCGCTGTTGTTCTTGGCCCATTATGCGCCCAAAGTAATGGCTTACAATAGCGCCTTTATTCTGATTGTTTGTTGCTGGGCTCTGTCTCGGTTGTGGTTTGGCGATAGCTCTGGGCTTTTTTTCTCTTTACAGGAGCTATTTAAGGCTTATTTATTCTTTCTCGCTTTCTCGATAACTTCGGTAATGCGAACGACGTCAGCAAAAACGATCCAGCTAGTTGTAGCTGGATATTTGCTTGTATTACTCGCAAATGTGGCGGCCTCGTACACTGGTGTTGGGCAGTTTTCTTACGGATCTTATGGTGCCACTGGCTTCTTTGTCGGTGGTAATGTCGTATCGGGTATTATTGTTGTTTGCGCAAGCTGGGTCATTTACAACGCTTACACAAAATCGACATTCAGGTTTCTGACTACAACACTGTTTTTCCTGCTACTTGCTCTGATTATGGGAACTAAAGGAGGCATTTTAGGTGTCCTGTTAGTGGGCATGTTGACTATGTGCTTTCGTTTAAACGCCAAAAGCATTTTGTTGTTTGCATTTCTCTTTTCAGTTTCCTTGGGGGGGCTTTTGTTGGCCTGGGATTGGCTAACTGATACTCCAATATATGCTCGTCTTGTGTTTTTTTACGAGCAAGGAGGTATTAGCAGGGCCCTTTTATCAGGGAGAGAGGAGAAGTTCGCTATTATTTTTCCTACGCTATTGTCTGGGGGGTGGCAAGATTGGGTCTGGGGACTCGATTTCGAGAAACTGAGCGCTCTTTCTGAAACTCGAATTGAACTTGATTTTGCTGATATGGCTATTTATTTTGGCTTTGCTATTACTGGATTTATTTATACGTCTTATTTGGCTGTATTTCTAACATTAACACGCATTAAACATAAGGCATTTCGTGCGCCGCCTATTATTGCTTTTTTATTACTACTCGCGCTGGGAAGTGTTGCGGGCCATGTGTCGTTTAATGGCGTCATCACGCCAATATGGGGAATATTTATGGGGCTAGCCTTATCGTCCTGCCTGAATGCTCACGATGTTCACAGGGATTAAAAATGATTCATTGTGTATCAACGGAGACAAAAAATGGTCGTGGGGGAATAGCTTCAGTTATCAATGCTCTAAGCCCCATGCTTGAGGCAAAAAATATCCCAGTGAGGGCAGTAGTGAGCCACCGCCCAGGTAAAAAATGGTCAAGTTTTTGTGGTGCACTGAATGAACTTGATACAAATGTAAAGGCGGGAGACGTAGTCTGGCTCCATTGTGGCCCGTGGCTTTCTTTAGTTCGGAAGTATGCATTGGCGCGACGAGCACGAAGCAGAAAAGCTCTTATTGTTTTTCATCTTCATTCAGTGGAAATAGATGCTTATTTAAACAACCGAGTGACAAGGTTTTTCTTGAGGCGGATGCTCTTGATAGCAGACCAGATTGTTGTGGTCTCTAAGTGGTGGCAGAACCGCATAGAAAAGGTTTACCCTGAGTTAAAGGACAAAATAGTCGTTAATCAAAATGGTCTGAGTCCGGTCTTTCTGGCGAAGGCCATGAAAGAAGCGCATACACCTGATAGCCCGAGTGAGACGGTACGGGTTATTACAATGACGCGACTATTGAAGAAAAAAGGGGTTCAGCGTGTTATTGAGGCGATGAGGTTTCTCCCACCAGAGTTTCATTTAAGTATTGCCGGGACCGGCCCTTATGTGGGGGAGTTACAAAAGCTCAGTATAAAGCTTCAACTTGAGTCACGCATACGCTTTCTCGGCTGGTTGAATGAGGACGAAAAAATACAGCAAATGAAAAGTCATGATGTTTTCGCTATGCCCTCCGAGTATGACTCATTTGGTATGGTCTTCATTGAAGCGATGGCCTGTGGTTTACCCGTTGTTACCACGCCGTCTGGTCCCATTACTGACATCGTCACTAATGGCATTGATGGTATTATTGCTCGATCAACTGATGGTGAAGATATCGCAAGAGCAATAGAAAAGGCGTATCAAAACTGCGTCTCAATGGCCGACAATGCCCGAAACAATGTTTCTGATAACTTTCGAGTAGAGAGCGGAGCACGGGAATTAGTAAGCCTGTTTAGTCGTATGTCGGGAAAGAGTGTTGATGGGCAGAAAAACTAACATTTTACTTATGGTTTACGGAGCGGGAGGCCACAAAGCACAAGCCCACCGTGTGGTAAATGCCTTAAATGTAACTCAAACTCGCATCGTAACTATAAGCGATGACTCAAGCCGCCCGGAATGGTCTGATTATCATGTTGTAGCACCTGGCTTAAGAGAAAAAAGCCGTTCAAGCGGTAGCTTAATTGCGGCATGGCAGATTTTTTGGCAGTCAATTCATATCATTAGAAAACATCATGTGACGTCAATGATTTCAACGGGACCGGGTATAGCCATCATACCCGCGTTGATTTTGCGTATTTGTGGCGGAAAGGTTATCCATTTGGAAACATGGAGTCGGTTCTATACTCGCTCCCTGGCGGGAAGAGTGATGTATTTAATTGCGAATCGTTTTTACTATCAGAATAAAACGCTCTCGAAGTTCTATCCCAAGGGGATGTATGGGGGGCGTCTGTGAGGGTATTGGTTACTGTTGGCACTACTACTTTTAATGGTCTTTTTAGACATATTGATAATATTGCGGGCCAGCTGCCAGAGCTGGAATTCGTTTGTCAAATAGCAAACGGTGACTATGAACCCCGGCATTGTAAATGGTTTAGGTTTTCTCAAAATATTGAAAACGAGTACAAGCAGAGTGATGTTGTCATTACTCATGCCGGAGCTGGTAGTGTCTATCAACTTTTGGAAATGGAGAAAGTGTTGATTGTTGTTCCAAATTTGGAGAGAAAGGACCAACACCAGCTCGACCTTGCACGTTATGTCGGCGGTGAAAACTATGCGCTTGTTGCCAATAACGCGAGTGAGATTTTGACAGGACTAAGAAAAATTAAGCAGGGTTACAAACCCACCCCTTATCAGAAGGAGTCATTTTTTATTGCTGGAAATATAAGAGAGTTTTTGGGTCTTCAATAGTACTTTACTTAATAGTTTTCACCCTCAGGAACAATAGAGCGAAAGCCAGCATTGTCTATTTATTGGGGAGGCTTTAGTTCACTAATATCCCAGCGAGAGAGTATTTTCACTGAACGTGGTTGTGCATTTGCTTGTCTTGACGACACATAAAGAAGTTATAAGCGATGAAAACACTCAAAAAGCTAATTAGCCGAGTGGATTCGGGGACCTGTGACTCCTGCATTATTATACCGAGCAAGCTAGCAATAACGCTAATGACACCTATAAATATTGTGGTCCACCTTGCTGACAAACCTTTAAATAACAGAATGTGATGCAAGTGATCGCGACTGGCCCTCAGTGGCGATAACCCCGACATTATCCGGCGGATCATCACCGACACCATATCCATGAGTGGGACGGCAATCAGCCAGAGTGCAGTTGTAGGGTCAACAAATCTGGACTCGCCCTGGGTACAAACCGCAAGCATCCAGATAACGGTAAGACCTAACAGCATACTCCCAGCATCACCCATAAAGACTTTATAACGGCCTCGTTTAAAACGACCAAAATTGAAGAACAAGAAGGCGATTAATGCACCAATAAACATAGCGGGAAGCTCGGAGGAAAACTCAATATTTCCGAGATACGCAAGCACACCGATGGATATAAACGTATGAATACCCAAGGTGCCCACAAGGCCGTCCACCCCGTCAGTCATATTAAACGCGTTGATGGCGCCAATTACGGCCATCAACGTTACTATCGGGGCCAAAACACCTAACTGAATATCACCGGTCCCTATTAAGTTACCGAGGTTGGTAAGTTGGACGTCCGCACCAAACACCATCAACGAGCCGATCAAAACCTGAGCAATAAGGCGGATATTCGGTTCTATATCGTGATAATCGTCTAAAGCCCCGATGAGCACCAAAAAGGCGGTGGAGAGCATATACATCTTGTAAACGTTGTCGAACTCAACAAATAAGAAGCTGCTTAGGACAATACTGGTATAGATGGCTAGTCCGCCTACCAGAGGCACTTCGCCCTGGTGGCGTTTTCGAGAGCAGGGTCTATCGACCAGCCCGACACCAATAGCAATAGGACGAAACAGCATGACGGAGGCAAAGGCTACAAAGAACGAGAAAAGAGTAATGATCATCGTATCGATCACGGAAAAATGCCCCTAGTGAAAGTGCGTTGAGGAAAGCCGCCCCCAATCCGGCCTGATAACCCGCTTATTCTAATTGACGAGGGACGTTCTCACAAGCGCACAAGATTTTCATTCACCTGTCATTAAGTTTTTTATCTTACTCAGGTATCATTCCTGAAGAATTTTGGTCTGTGGTTAGTACACAGTATCAACGGTTTTTTAAAGGAAGCAGGATGAGAGTTACCGTATTTGGCGTGGGCTATGTTGGTCTGGTTCAGGGCGCTATTCTGGCAGAGGTAGGCCATGATGTTACCTGTGTGGATGTGGATCAGGATAAAGTGGCTTTGCTGAACAATGGGGGCATTCCCATCTATGAGCCAGGCCTGGAGCCGATTGTCAAAGAGAACCTTGCCGCAGGCCGCCTGCACTTCACAACGGACGCGAAAGAGGGGGTACAACGCGCGGAGGTGATCTTCATCGCGGTAGGTACACCGCCGGATGAGGACGGCTCGGCGGACCTCAAATATGTGCTTTCAGTTGCACGGACGGTCGCCGAACATATGCAGGAGCATAAAATTGTCATTAATAAATCCACCGTGCCGGTGGGCACTGCCGACAAAGTAAGAGCATCGATAACCGAAACGCTGAGACAACGTAAAGTTGAGCTGAGCTTTGATGTGGTTTCCAACCCTGAGTTTTTGAAAGAGGGAGCGGCGGTTAAGGACTGTATGAGCCCGGATAGGATTATCTTGGGTACAGAGTCGTCCAATTCCGAAAAAGTCTTACGCCGCCTGTATGCGCCTTTTAACCGGAACCATGAAAAGATCATCGTCATGGACGTGCGCAGTGCGGAACTAACCAAGTATGCCGCGAACTGCATGCTGGCCACCAAAATCAGCTTTATGAACGAGATTGCCAACCTGGCAGAGAAATTTGGTGCCGATGTGGAAAATGTGCGCAGGGGCATTGGCTCGGACCCTCGTATCGGCTACCACTTTATTTATCCAGGCTGTGGCTATGGTGGTTCATGCTTCCCGAAAGATGTTCAGGCGCTGATTCGCAGCGCCAATGCAGTAGGTTATCAGGCTCGGGTATTGGAGTCGGTGGAAGCGGTCAACTATGCTCAGAAGGAAAAACTGTTCGGCTACATCAGTGATTACTTCGACGGCCAGCTTGACGGCAAAACTGTCGCTTTGTGGGGACTGTCGTTCAAACCCAACACCGATGATATGCGCGAAGCACCTAGTCGAGTGCTCATGGAGCAGCTATGGGAGGAAGGGGCTACTGTACAAGCCTATGACCCGGAAGCGATGGAAGAAACTCAACGTGTCTATGGCGGGCGCAATGACTTAAGGTTGATGGGCACCAAGGAAGCGGCGCTGAGCGGCGCAGACTTTTTGGTCATCTGTACCGATTGGCAGGCCTTTAAAGCCCCGGATTTTGAGTTGAT contains these protein-coding regions:
- a CDS encoding UDP-glucose dehydrogenase family protein, with protein sequence MRVTVFGVGYVGLVQGAILAEVGHDVTCVDVDQDKVALLNNGGIPIYEPGLEPIVKENLAAGRLHFTTDAKEGVQRAEVIFIAVGTPPDEDGSADLKYVLSVARTVAEHMQEHKIVINKSTVPVGTADKVRASITETLRQRKVELSFDVVSNPEFLKEGAAVKDCMSPDRIILGTESSNSEKVLRRLYAPFNRNHEKIIVMDVRSAELTKYAANCMLATKISFMNEIANLAEKFGADVENVRRGIGSDPRIGYHFIYPGCGYGGSCFPKDVQALIRSANAVGYQARVLESVEAVNYAQKEKLFGYISDYFDGQLDGKTVALWGLSFKPNTDDMREAPSRVLMEQLWEEGATVQAYDPEAMEETQRVYGGRNDLRLMGTKEAALSGADFLVICTDWQAFKAPDFELIKQQLAQPLIFDGRNLYDPQQMHELGIHYFGIGRGQSIKSEIS
- the pssE gene encoding PssE/Cps14G family polysaccharide biosynthesis glycosyltransferase encodes the protein MRVLVTVGTTTFNGLFRHIDNIAGQLPELEFVCQIANGDYEPRHCKWFRFSQNIENEYKQSDVVITHAGAGSVYQLLEMEKVLIVVPNLERKDQHQLDLARYVGGENYALVANNASEILTGLRKIKQGYKPTPYQKESFFIAGNIREFLGLQ
- a CDS encoding glycosyltransferase family 4 protein — its product is MIHCVSTETKNGRGGIASVINALSPMLEAKNIPVRAVVSHRPGKKWSSFCGALNELDTNVKAGDVVWLHCGPWLSLVRKYALARRARSRKALIVFHLHSVEIDAYLNNRVTRFFLRRMLLIADQIVVVSKWWQNRIEKVYPELKDKIVVNQNGLSPVFLAKAMKEAHTPDSPSETVRVITMTRLLKKKGVQRVIEAMRFLPPEFHLSIAGTGPYVGELQKLSIKLQLESRIRFLGWLNEDEKIQQMKSHDVFAMPSEYDSFGMVFIEAMACGLPVVTTPSGPITDIVTNGIDGIIARSTDGEDIARAIEKAYQNCVSMADNARNNVSDNFRVESGARELVSLFSRMSGKSVDGQKN
- the wecA gene encoding UDP-N-acetylglucosamine--undecaprenyl-phosphate N-acetylglucosaminephosphotransferase, with the translated sequence MIDTMIITLFSFFVAFASVMLFRPIAIGVGLVDRPCSRKRHQGEVPLVGGLAIYTSIVLSSFLFVEFDNVYKMYMLSTAFLVLIGALDDYHDIEPNIRLIAQVLIGSLMVFGADVQLTNLGNLIGTGDIQLGVLAPIVTLMAVIGAINAFNMTDGVDGLVGTLGIHTFISIGVLAYLGNIEFSSELPAMFIGALIAFLFFNFGRFKRGRYKVFMGDAGSMLLGLTVIWMLAVCTQGESRFVDPTTALWLIAVPLMDMVSVMIRRIMSGLSPLRASRDHLHHILLFKGLSARWTTIFIGVISVIASLLGIIMQESQVPESTRLISFLSVFIAYNFFMCRQDKQMHNHVQ
- the pssD gene encoding PssD/Cps14F family polysaccharide biosynthesis glycosyltransferase; translation: MGRKTNILLMVYGAGGHKAQAHRVVNALNVTQTRIVTISDDSSRPEWSDYHVVAPGLREKSRSSGSLIAAWQIFWQSIHIIRKHHVTSMISTGPGIAIIPALILRICGGKVIHLETWSRFYTRSLAGRVMYLIANRFYYQNKTLSKFYPKGMYGGRL